In Rhodovulum sulfidophilum DSM 1374, the following are encoded in one genomic region:
- a CDS encoding formylglycine-generating enzyme family protein, translating to MRSAALCLSLFLAAPVAAAPVTWDKAQYDPAAGTAPADLILPMPCGGAMAFQRVVVPVEADDPLADRRIRVGQSDPETGYSDYLRTAYLRGAFPGPAPGDSVYYIARYEMTRAQGRALTGDCSPPKRIDRTALGGLSWFRAVELSQRYSEWLLAEAREALPPETDGRAYLRLPTETEWEFAARGGAAVDPTVFPSRRFFGEGDLFDYAKVVGSARGALLPVGLARPNPLGLYDIYGNAEELMLEPYRLNAVGRDHGQAGGLVTRGGSVLSAPAQVYSAERTEYPLYSAADGTATAGKTFGLRLVLSRSVAWSDPVLREIKAGWIARTEKTARGGPDQTPLGTLAEMIDEEIDPRRKAALQDLQLEVRRSDEEATAAFGEAAKSTLLNGAVLVGAMRAGQTEEARMSSELIGIADQTRLCARAEQCSALRSAGSRLMTKLDMLRDVQKTYLLSLRSAVESLTEGADPKLTEDAMRLLQGELSASGQRQILDNLARFAALLEAYRDKPDMSEEELRLLVLSH from the coding sequence ATGAGATCCGCGGCCCTGTGCCTGTCGCTGTTTCTGGCCGCGCCGGTCGCCGCCGCCCCGGTCACCTGGGACAAGGCCCAGTACGACCCCGCGGCCGGGACCGCGCCCGCCGATCTGATCCTGCCGATGCCCTGCGGCGGGGCGATGGCCTTCCAGCGCGTCGTGGTCCCGGTCGAGGCCGACGACCCGCTGGCCGACCGTCGCATCCGGGTCGGCCAGTCCGATCCCGAGACCGGCTATTCCGACTATCTGCGCACCGCCTATCTGCGCGGCGCCTTCCCCGGCCCCGCCCCGGGCGACAGCGTCTATTACATCGCCCGCTACGAGATGACCCGCGCCCAGGGCCGCGCGCTGACAGGCGATTGCAGCCCGCCCAAACGGATCGACCGCACCGCGCTGGGGGGGCTGTCCTGGTTCCGCGCGGTCGAGCTGTCGCAGCGTTATTCCGAATGGCTGCTGGCCGAAGCCCGCGAGGCGCTGCCGCCCGAGACCGATGGCCGGGCCTATCTGCGGCTGCCCACCGAAACCGAATGGGAATTCGCGGCCCGCGGCGGCGCGGCGGTCGACCCCACGGTCTTTCCCTCGCGCCGCTTCTTCGGCGAGGGCGATCTGTTCGACTATGCCAAGGTGGTGGGCTCGGCGCGGGGCGCGCTGCTGCCCGTGGGCCTCGCCCGGCCGAACCCGCTGGGGCTTTACGACATCTACGGCAATGCCGAGGAGCTGATGCTGGAGCCCTACCGGCTGAACGCCGTCGGGCGCGATCACGGCCAGGCGGGCGGGCTGGTGACGCGCGGCGGCTCGGTCCTGTCGGCGCCCGCGCAGGTCTATTCGGCCGAACGCACCGAATACCCGCTTTACAGCGCCGCGGACGGCACCGCCACGGCGGGCAAGACCTTCGGGCTGCGGCTTGTGCTCAGCCGCAGCGTCGCCTGGTCCGACCCGGTTCTGCGCGAAATCAAGGCGGGCTGGATCGCGCGGACCGAGAAGACCGCGCGCGGCGGCCCCGACCAGACCCCGCTCGGCACGCTTGCCGAAATGATCGACGAGGAAATCGACCCCCGCCGGAAGGCCGCGTTGCAGGACCTGCAACTCGAGGTCCGCCGCTCGGACGAGGAGGCGACCGCCGCCTTCGGCGAGGCCGCAAAGTCGACGCTTCTGAACGGCGCGGTGCTGGTGGGCGCGATGCGGGCCGGACAGACCGAGGAGGCGCGGATGAGCAGCGAGCTGATCGGCATCGCCGACCAGACCCGGCTCTGCGCCCGGGCAGAGCAATGCAGCGCCTTGCGCAGCGCGGGGTCGCGGCTGATGACCAAGCTCGACATGCTGCGCGACGTCCAGAAGACCTATCTGCTGTCGCTGCGCTCGGCCGTCGAATCCCTGACCGAAGGCGCCGATCCGAAGCTGACGGAGGATGCGATGCGGCTTTTGCAGGGCGAGCTCTCGGCCTCGGGCCAGCGCCAGATCCTCGACAACCTCGCGCGTTTCGCGGCCCTGCTCGAAGCCTATCGCGACAAGCCCGACATGTCGGAGGAGGAATTGCGCCTGCTGGTGCTCTCGCACTGA